A section of the Oncorhynchus nerka isolate Pitt River linkage group LG3, Oner_Uvic_2.0, whole genome shotgun sequence genome encodes:
- the LOC115116627 gene encoding LOW QUALITY PROTEIN: lanC-like protein 3 (The sequence of the model RefSeq protein was modified relative to this genomic sequence to represent the inferred CDS: inserted 1 base in 1 codon; substituted 2 bases at 2 genomic stop codons), with amino-acid sequence MENTRXFANRFADYKGAFLVGQGVESVVPTVNAFIEKILNKVPLGSTDCDGGLYDGPAGVAYMLYHVSECAFFSDHRDTYLKTSKQIIDVSVGYVDGEKDTNMQASFLLGGXGIYTVAAMVYKALGMADFVKPLTKFRNLWKICSSINFLECGSDELFVGRAGYLCADLVVKQKLGIEILSKDQIQAICQAITESGKQYATRKRKPYPLMYSYYGTEYLGAAHGLSSVLQMLLCYQEVLNGGDRDLVGQIVDFLMNXEQNGNWPAELGAMTERENELVHWCHGAPGVAYLFDKAYLINRKPQYLDTCIRSGEQVWLKGLLKKGPGICHGMTGCAYVFMLLYCLTGNSKYIYRAQRHGEFLFTEEFKVGFCSVTSVYSLYIL; translated from the exons ATGGAAAACACCCGTTGATTTGCCAACCGTTTCGCCGACTACAAAGGTGCGTTTCTCGTAGGTCAAGGCGTCGAATCGGTGGTACCCACGGTCAATGCCTTTATAGAGAAGATTCTAAACAAGGTGCCACTCGGATCCACCGACTGCGATGGTGGGCTATACGACGGTCCCGCTGGGGTGGCATACATGCTGTACCATGTCTCCGAATGTGCTTTTTTTTCTGACCACAGGGATACTTATCTCAAAACCTCAAAGCAGATCATTGACGTGTCTGTGGGGTACGTGGATGGGGAGAAGGACACAAACATGCAGGCCTCATTTCTCCTCGGTG GCGGCATCTATACCGTCGCCGCGATGGTGTACAAAGCCCTGGGCATGGCGGACTTCGTCAAGCCGCTTACCAAATTTCGGAACCTGTGGAAGATATGCTCATCCATCAATTTCTTGGAGTGCGGCTCTGACGAGCTGTTCGTGGGGCGGGCGGGGTACCTGTGCGCTGACCTGGTGGTGAAACAGAAACTGGGGATAGAG ATTCTTAGCAAGGATCAGATCCAGGCCATTTGCCAGGCTATCACAGAGTCTGGTAAACAGTATGCCACGAGGAAGAGAAAACCCTATCCTCTCATGTACTCCTACTATGGGACTGAGTATTT AGGTGCAGCCCATGGCCTGTCGTCGGTGCTGCAGATGCTGCTGTGTTACCAGGAGGTGCTGAATGGAGGGGACAGGGATCTGGTCGGGCAGATTGTGGACTTCCTCATGAACTAGGAGCAGAACGGTAACTGGCCGGCCGAGCTGGGAgccatgacagagagggagaatgagctgGTGCACTGGTGCCATGGTGCGCCAG GTGTAGCCTACCTCTTTGACAAAGCCTACCTGATCAATAGGAAGCCCCAGTACCTGGACACATGCATTCGCAGTGGGGAGCAGGTGTGGCTGAAGGGCCTGCTGAAGAAAGGTCCAGGGATCTGCCATGGAATGACAGGCTGCGCCTATGTCTTCATGTTACTGTACTGCCTCACAGGGAACTCCAAATACATCTACCGTGCTCAGAGGCATGGAG